A portion of the Candidatus Nitrosotenuis aquarius genome contains these proteins:
- a CDS encoding branched-chain amino acid transaminase, with the protein MKEIGKIWMNGKLVPFKDAKVHVLTHALHYSTAVFEGIRCYNTPKGSAIFRLPEHVDRFFRSAKLYSMKMEYTKEQITDAIVKTVKASTLKECYIRPLAYYGYGTMGLTPTPNKVDVSIACWEWKMGESKAGKQTGAKCKISSWLRIDSRSQPMQAKAASNYANAALARVEALKNGYDEAIMLNYHGKIAEGSAENIFVVKDGQIYTPPLTSGCLAGITRDSVIQIIESNGMDIAEQELERDDLYSADEIFMTGTAAEVKSVSQVDDVTIADGKMGNVTKSLQKSFMDVAMGKDERFIHWLQYL; encoded by the coding sequence TGCCAAAGTCCACGTACTGACTCATGCATTACATTATTCAACAGCAGTCTTTGAGGGAATTCGCTGCTACAACACCCCAAAGGGCTCTGCAATATTTCGACTGCCAGAACATGTTGATAGGTTCTTCAGGTCCGCAAAACTGTATTCGATGAAAATGGAATACACAAAAGAGCAGATAACAGACGCCATAGTAAAGACAGTAAAGGCAAGCACCCTAAAGGAGTGCTATATTCGACCACTGGCATATTACGGATATGGCACCATGGGCCTGACTCCCACTCCAAACAAGGTTGATGTCTCCATTGCATGCTGGGAGTGGAAGATGGGCGAATCAAAAGCAGGAAAGCAGACCGGTGCAAAATGCAAAATATCCAGCTGGCTGCGAATCGACTCCAGATCACAGCCAATGCAGGCAAAGGCAGCATCAAACTATGCAAATGCGGCTCTGGCAAGAGTAGAGGCACTCAAAAACGGATACGATGAAGCAATCATGCTAAACTATCATGGAAAAATAGCCGAAGGCAGTGCAGAAAACATTTTTGTTGTAAAGGATGGCCAAATTTACACGCCGCCGCTAACATCAGGATGCCTTGCAGGAATCACACGAGACTCTGTAATCCAGATAATAGAATCAAACGGCATGGACATTGCAGAACAAGAGCTAGAGCGAGACGATCTATATTCAGCAGACGAGATATTCATGACCGGAACTGCAGCCGAGGTCAAGTCGGTATCCCAAGTAGACGATGTAACCATAGCAGACGGCAAAATGGGCAATGTCACCAAATCCCTGCAAAAATCATTCATGGATGTAGCAATGGGCAAAGACGAGCGATTCATCCACTGGTTACAATACCTCTAA
- a CDS encoding class I SAM-dependent methyltransferase encodes MPALEYWDDYAKNHLGNFNYEMAKFIPDLAISLRAQSILEVGCSAGNDLKLFPDESNVNGIDISELAITQANENLPKFNFQTANICTIPFEDNSIDLVFTRNVMNYLDSQDIKKAVAELFRVSKKYIFNIELFSENEEKISDSPVTYGRNMKKHWMDYKVKVISNVDMHEEIEPKKSRFTLLRKL; translated from the coding sequence ATGCCAGCACTAGAATATTGGGATGATTACGCAAAGAATCATCTTGGCAACTTTAACTATGAGATGGCAAAATTCATCCCCGATTTGGCAATCTCACTGCGGGCACAAAGCATTCTAGAAGTAGGATGTAGCGCGGGAAATGACCTAAAGTTATTTCCAGACGAGTCAAACGTTAACGGAATCGATATTTCTGAGCTGGCCATTACGCAGGCAAATGAAAATCTGCCAAAGTTTAACTTTCAGACTGCAAACATTTGTACAATTCCATTTGAGGACAATTCCATTGATTTGGTATTTACAAGAAACGTAATGAATTACCTTGACTCTCAAGATATCAAAAAGGCAGTAGCCGAGTTGTTTCGCGTATCAAAAAAATACATTTTCAACATAGAGTTGTTTTCTGAAAATGAGGAAAAGATCAGCGACAGTCCAGTCACATATGGGCGAAACATGAAAAAACATTGGATGGATTATAAGGTGAAAGTAATCAGCAACGTAGACATGCATGAGGAGATCGAGCCTAAAAAGTCCAGATTTACGTTACTAAGAAAGCTTTGA
- a CDS encoding response regulator: MSQSLIIYIDDDQAITLALDNYFKSRKYEIEFLNEYDSDTFIKFLQEKKPRIIIVDDDLNGETHYAHIAQDVKRAFAGTDHKIHLIGCTGEETDLKSMKRNYKNEGYYDFLPNNGEPKQLDLICAVIDKIFTL; the protein is encoded by the coding sequence ATGAGTCAAAGTCTTATTATCTACATTGATGATGACCAAGCTATAACATTAGCTCTTGATAATTATTTTAAATCGAGGAAATATGAAATAGAATTTTTGAATGAATATGACTCTGACACATTCATCAAGTTCTTACAAGAGAAGAAGCCACGAATAATTATTGTAGATGATGATCTAAATGGTGAAACACATTATGCACATATTGCACAAGATGTGAAACGCGCATTTGCCGGCACTGATCATAAAATTCATCTTATTGGATGCACTGGCGAAGAAACCGATCTAAAAAGTATGAAACGGAATTACAAAAATGAAGGATATTATGATTTTCTACCAAATAATGGGGAACCTAAACAACTAGATCTAATCTGCGCAGTAATCGACAAAATTTTTACATTGTAA
- a CDS encoding sensor histidine kinase, translated as MNKPDSLKYSVSGRLTKLLGRESVSTDEAALFELVKNSYDADATKVIVKFENIDSFQKEYKKLEKIYSEILSALRASKTSLSLDEIERLIQNDPKYLEQEHIVNELMKKTKILITDNGNGMTIDQIQNKWMKIGVSKEQHEILTSKGRRVVGEKGVGRFAVEKLSNKVTLRSRPRNYNQTIMFTCDWSEFERAKNLTDVKIPITYMKKDPSDHGLTILLEDLREAWTEKKIKNFLNQLSMLILPKSHASSNFEVKVVYQMNGKELNIEVESSLFKIAPYKFESILSEDSMIRFTSFWYKDEQIIPNKRKKEYNELLDVFPFVRYDVDGTRLGEAAIAKCGPVKLTFYGYPFDPSGRDLGWSDWYGKTRVEQIQQDVEYASGIKIYRDGFRVRPYGDLNNDWLGTGSSARAAAGKLPPKNIIGWVEISRDKNSNVLDTTTREKIIENEAFNDLKDFVTESMRRYYVFSEKRRQEIIKKETRKKTPSLVVKLTKFVEEDSSMTKSTKEKLLGSLNEIQEKLVGEERTEYATKTSLMDELGAYRNLASLGITTGAVSHEVKDYLKKILLHTGVLKRTIDGTTIDQEKLKQSLDIIAPSVENLSSFMTLVSGFTSDLSSRKKEFRMKKEINLHNEIEEIKQSLSGIFSRWNIELENKVPSQLPKLYMYKADIQSILLNLISNSIKSLKILVSERRELGKKGIIRISTYTTKTDITMFVSDNGIGIPTIDRGLVFDLFWTRAASHQSVKSGSGLGLPIIKEIIRDYKGDISIEKSELATGATFKIVFPKSEILR; from the coding sequence ATGAACAAGCCCGATTCCTTAAAGTATTCTGTATCTGGAAGATTAACAAAATTACTTGGTAGAGAATCAGTATCTACTGATGAAGCAGCATTATTTGAATTAGTAAAAAATTCCTATGATGCAGATGCAACAAAGGTAATTGTAAAATTTGAAAATATTGATTCCTTTCAAAAAGAATACAAAAAACTAGAAAAAATTTACAGTGAAATCTTATCCGCACTTAGAGCCTCCAAGACCAGTCTTTCATTAGATGAAATAGAACGACTAATTCAAAACGATCCTAAATATCTCGAACAAGAACACATCGTCAATGAATTAATGAAAAAAACAAAGATTTTGATCACTGATAATGGTAATGGCATGACAATAGATCAAATACAAAACAAATGGATGAAAATAGGTGTAAGCAAGGAACAACACGAGATACTCACATCAAAAGGAAGACGAGTAGTAGGTGAAAAGGGGGTAGGAAGATTTGCCGTAGAGAAACTATCTAACAAAGTAACTCTACGATCTAGACCACGTAACTATAATCAAACAATCATGTTCACGTGTGATTGGAGTGAATTTGAGAGAGCAAAAAATCTTACCGATGTCAAAATTCCAATAACGTACATGAAAAAAGATCCATCTGATCATGGGTTAACAATATTGTTGGAAGATTTGCGAGAAGCGTGGACTGAGAAAAAAATTAAGAATTTTTTAAATCAACTATCAATGTTAATCCTACCAAAATCACACGCTAGCTCTAACTTTGAAGTAAAAGTCGTTTATCAGATGAACGGAAAAGAGCTAAATATTGAAGTAGAAAGCAGTCTATTCAAAATAGCACCATACAAGTTTGAATCCATACTCTCAGAAGATTCTATGATAAGATTCACCTCATTTTGGTATAAAGATGAGCAAATCATTCCAAACAAGCGTAAAAAAGAATACAATGAGTTACTTGATGTATTTCCATTTGTGCGATATGATGTTGATGGTACTAGATTAGGAGAAGCAGCAATTGCAAAATGCGGCCCAGTAAAGTTAACATTTTACGGCTATCCCTTTGATCCGTCTGGCAGAGATTTGGGATGGTCTGATTGGTATGGTAAAACAAGAGTGGAACAAATACAACAAGATGTTGAATATGCGTCAGGAATCAAGATCTACAGAGATGGATTTCGTGTAAGACCGTATGGTGATCTAAACAATGATTGGCTAGGAACTGGTTCTAGTGCACGTGCAGCAGCTGGAAAACTACCACCAAAAAATATCATTGGTTGGGTAGAGATCTCTAGAGACAAAAACTCTAATGTTCTGGATACTACCACAAGAGAAAAAATTATTGAAAATGAGGCATTCAATGATCTCAAAGATTTTGTCACAGAGTCTATGCGCAGATACTATGTTTTCTCGGAAAAACGACGTCAAGAAATAATCAAAAAAGAAACTCGGAAAAAAACCCCCTCATTAGTAGTCAAACTCACAAAATTTGTTGAAGAGGATTCTAGTATGACCAAGAGCACAAAAGAAAAGTTACTGGGATCACTAAATGAAATTCAAGAAAAATTAGTAGGTGAAGAAAGAACAGAATACGCAACTAAAACCTCATTGATGGATGAACTGGGAGCATATAGGAACTTAGCATCATTAGGAATAACCACTGGTGCTGTATCTCACGAAGTTAAAGACTATCTAAAGAAAATTCTCTTGCATACCGGAGTACTAAAACGAACAATAGATGGTACAACAATTGATCAAGAAAAATTAAAACAAAGTCTTGATATTATAGCACCATCAGTAGAAAATCTTTCAAGCTTTATGACTTTGGTTAGCGGTTTTACCTCTGATCTATCTAGTCGCAAAAAAGAATTTCGTATGAAGAAAGAAATTAACTTACACAATGAAATAGAGGAAATAAAACAATCATTATCTGGAATATTCAGTAGATGGAACATAGAACTAGAAAATAAAGTGCCTTCACAATTACCAAAATTGTACATGTACAAAGCAGATATTCAATCCATTCTGCTTAATCTGATTTCAAACTCAATCAAGTCATTAAAAATTCTGGTATCCGAAAGACGAGAACTGGGTAAAAAAGGAATTATAAGAATTTCAACTTACACAACAAAAACCGACATTACAATGTTTGTAAGTGATAACGGTATTGGCATTCCAACCATCGACAGAGGTCTTGTGTTTGACTTGTTCTGGACTAGAGCCGCATCTCATCAATCTGTAAAAAGCGGTAGTGGGTTAGGATTACCAATAATCAAAGAAATAATTCGAGATTATAAAGGTGATATTTCAATTGAAAAATCTGAACTTGCTACTGGAGCAACCTTTAAGATTGTATTTCCTAAATCTGAGATATTGAGATGA
- a CDS encoding site-specific DNA-methyltransferase gives MTNILIHSDSLSVLKDTSSKKANLIYLDPPFFTNRSFESDSYDGKRITFDDVWKNGISEYLNFMRNVLQESLRILHPTGMLFLHCDWHASHYLKVELDKIFGYHNFVNEIIWKRHNSQNNSKQGAKIFGRMHDTILVYSKTKDYTWNQIYDNYSDEYKKRAYRNVDGKTGERYALGDLSGPGGASKGNPRYEFLGFTKYWRYSKQKMLRLYKEGKIVQTRPNTVPKLKRYLKDMKGIPLSDIWSDINNHQIKNRKSILYPTQKPIELLDRIIRCSTKKGDLVLDPFCGSGTTLISAHKLQRNWVGIDKNHVAIDIVKRRLQESGVLESEYKLLEEPLKINGTKRRKFIDN, from the coding sequence ATGACAAATATTCTCATTCATTCAGATTCGTTATCCGTACTAAAAGATACAAGTTCAAAAAAAGCGAACCTCATTTATCTTGACCCGCCATTTTTTACAAATCGCTCATTTGAATCAGACAGCTATGATGGAAAAAGAATTACATTTGATGATGTTTGGAAGAATGGAATTTCCGAGTATCTGAATTTTATGAGAAATGTGTTACAAGAATCTTTGAGAATTTTGCATCCAACTGGTATGCTTTTTCTTCACTGTGATTGGCATGCGAGTCATTATCTCAAAGTTGAGTTGGATAAAATATTTGGATACCACAACTTTGTAAACGAGATAATTTGGAAAAGGCATAACTCACAGAACAACTCTAAGCAAGGTGCAAAAATTTTTGGACGAATGCATGATACAATTTTAGTTTATTCAAAGACTAAGGACTACACGTGGAATCAGATCTATGACAATTATTCTGATGAATACAAAAAAAGAGCATACAGAAACGTAGATGGAAAAACGGGGGAACGCTATGCATTAGGTGATTTGTCTGGCCCTGGTGGTGCATCCAAAGGCAATCCCAGATACGAATTCCTAGGATTCACCAAGTACTGGCGATACAGTAAGCAGAAGATGCTACGTCTTTACAAAGAAGGAAAAATAGTACAAACCAGACCCAACACAGTTCCAAAGCTAAAACGATATTTGAAAGACATGAAAGGCATACCACTGAGTGACATTTGGTCAGACATCAATAATCATCAAATAAAAAATCGTAAATCCATTTTGTATCCAACTCAGAAACCAATTGAACTACTAGATCGCATAATTAGATGCTCTACTAAAAAAGGCGACTTGGTGTTAGATCCATTTTGCGGTAGTGGAACAACTCTGATTTCTGCGCACAAATTACAGAGAAATTGGGTTGGAATTGACAAGAATCATGTTGCAATTGATATTGTAAAAAGGCGATTACAAGAGAGTGGAGTTCTTGAATCAGAATACAAATTACTTGAAGAACCATTAAAGATCAATGGCACAAAACGAAGAAAATTCATCGATAATTAG
- a CDS encoding M48 family metallopeptidase codes for MIGKIRYGNSVIQYHVIKSNRRKTSEIQVDKGGVVFRVPAKKTNSEIKKTIECKKQWIYKKQLEFAKQPNKVSIKKYSKSFIRGRIRHYSGKLQVTPQKIVFKKLRGRWGSTTKDNAINLSVDLLKAPKPVIDYVVLHELCHIKIKEHSHQFWNLVHRFMPDYEQRRKWLDLNGKVII; via the coding sequence ATGATCGGCAAAATAAGGTACGGCAACAGCGTAATCCAGTATCACGTAATCAAAAGCAATAGGAGAAAGACATCAGAGATTCAAGTTGATAAGGGCGGTGTGGTGTTCAGAGTACCAGCTAAAAAGACCAATTCCGAAATCAAAAAGACCATCGAGTGCAAAAAGCAATGGATATACAAAAAACAACTAGAATTTGCAAAGCAACCTAACAAAGTATCAATAAAAAAATATTCAAAGTCATTCATTCGAGGGCGTATACGACATTATTCTGGCAAATTGCAAGTCACACCACAAAAGATAGTATTCAAAAAACTAAGGGGGCGGTGGGGCAGTACTACAAAAGATAATGCCATCAATCTAAGTGTGGACTTGCTAAAAGCACCAAAACCAGTAATTGACTATGTCGTATTGCATGAACTATGCCATATCAAAATAAAGGAACACTCACATCAGTTCTGGAATCTGGTTCATAGATTCATGCCAGACTATGAACAAAGAAGGAAATGGTTGGATTTGAATGGCAAAGTAATCATATGA
- a CDS encoding type I restriction endonuclease subunit R — MVKFVVGDGDEAQESELPALELLHNLGYEYKSQLELNKTRSDYRQVLLYDRLEQAIRRLNPKFDEDGIQDALAQIREDSYPRTLDPVDTNEKIRAKLVGLSNSEGLEPITVIQNYGDGAEPKTVKLFDFENPDNNDFLVTNQFQLEGLKNPIFPDIVLFVNGIPLVVIECKSPSIPKPIEQAVEKNFDHYQTRGLGYERLFFYNHCLVATCGTLARHGTILSDVNYYARWGKAYPFEDNELERICNRTLREQEILIAGMFSKKHLLDLLENYVIYDVINNKKIKKIAKHQQYRAVTKSIARLQTSDDIADKGGVIWHTQGSGKSYTMLWFATQLVNKLNNPPIIIVTDRKQLDKQIHDTFESCGYPAPVKADSAKHLSELLANPKGKTIMTTIQKFATDAPIHTDQKAIVLVDEAHRTQFKITAESMRAAMPNAVFFAFTGTPIDKKDRNNYKVFGQLLDKYGFEESKADGATLQIRYEGRLPELFVEGGETIEQVFERVFSDLDQEMKDKLKKQYVTKGKIAEAPSRIKKIAWDLVNHYSQRIEPNGYKAMLVAPSREAAVLYKQELDKLNVSCKIIMTSHLGEKGKDDKLWDQYYLTNEQREQEAEKFKDPKDPTKILIVVDMLLVGYDAPIVQVLYLDQSLKEHNLLQAIARVNRPYDEAKTYGLIVDYCGITKDLQKALEIFEEQDIQGALEPIDLELQELRLRHLQVMSHFRGVDKNSKDEIIVKFEPIDIRDQFEYDFKAFSKALDAVMPSKESDPYIDDFKFLSMARQTIRTYYEGVKPSTKPYAKKIQQLIDDHIRSLNVKELINPMEITYENFLAFVDKFKSNRARTALVKNKAIQVIQELKGNNPAYYEKLWERLQRIIEEEKSRRKEDADYFGKYKEIYESAVHEEKERKMVFGDYEAHPFEFALYSELQEILDNRDKSIDATKAIFAKLYQETQIVGWKHKTSSEKKIMEIIYDELGNIGFPEDKLDGFAAKIIEIAKHRI; from the coding sequence ATGGTCAAATTTGTAGTGGGTGATGGTGATGAGGCACAAGAATCCGAACTTCCAGCACTGGAATTACTGCACAACCTAGGATACGAATACAAATCACAACTAGAACTAAACAAAACCAGATCTGATTATCGTCAAGTTCTGCTTTATGACAGACTAGAACAAGCAATCCGCCGATTAAACCCAAAGTTTGACGAGGATGGAATCCAAGATGCACTAGCACAAATCCGAGAGGACTCGTATCCTAGAACACTAGATCCAGTTGATACAAACGAAAAGATTCGGGCAAAACTGGTTGGGCTATCAAATTCGGAAGGACTGGAACCAATAACAGTAATCCAAAACTATGGTGATGGTGCAGAACCAAAAACAGTCAAACTGTTTGACTTTGAAAACCCAGACAACAACGATTTCCTAGTAACAAATCAATTCCAACTGGAGGGTCTCAAAAATCCAATATTTCCAGACATTGTGTTATTTGTAAACGGGATACCGCTAGTTGTAATTGAATGCAAGTCGCCCAGCATTCCAAAGCCAATAGAGCAAGCCGTGGAAAAGAACTTTGATCATTATCAGACACGTGGACTGGGATATGAAAGATTATTCTTTTACAATCATTGTTTAGTGGCAACATGTGGAACACTAGCCAGACATGGAACCATACTCTCTGATGTGAATTATTATGCAAGATGGGGCAAAGCCTATCCGTTTGAAGATAATGAACTAGAGCGAATTTGCAACCGAACACTCCGAGAGCAAGAGATCCTCATTGCTGGCATGTTTTCAAAAAAACATCTGCTAGACCTACTGGAAAATTATGTCATTTATGATGTGATAAACAACAAAAAGATCAAAAAAATTGCAAAACACCAGCAATACCGAGCAGTAACCAAGTCTATTGCCCGATTACAAACAAGTGATGACATAGCAGACAAGGGCGGGGTGATCTGGCATACACAAGGATCTGGTAAATCCTATACGATGCTCTGGTTCGCAACCCAACTAGTAAACAAACTAAACAATCCACCTATCATCATAGTCACAGACAGAAAGCAACTCGACAAGCAAATCCATGACACCTTTGAGAGTTGTGGCTATCCAGCACCAGTAAAAGCAGATTCTGCAAAACACCTATCTGAATTGCTAGCAAACCCAAAGGGCAAAACCATAATGACTACAATCCAAAAATTTGCAACGGATGCACCAATCCATACAGACCAAAAGGCAATTGTCCTAGTTGATGAGGCACACAGAACCCAATTCAAAATCACTGCCGAATCAATGCGGGCGGCAATGCCAAATGCAGTGTTTTTTGCATTTACTGGAACACCAATTGACAAAAAGGACAGAAACAACTACAAAGTATTCGGGCAACTCCTAGACAAGTATGGCTTTGAGGAATCAAAGGCAGATGGCGCAACACTGCAAATCCGATACGAGGGAAGGCTACCAGAATTGTTTGTCGAGGGCGGGGAGACAATAGAGCAAGTCTTTGAGCGAGTGTTTTCCGACCTTGACCAAGAAATGAAGGACAAGCTCAAAAAGCAATACGTCACCAAGGGCAAAATTGCCGAGGCGCCATCACGAATCAAAAAGATTGCATGGGACTTGGTCAATCACTATTCCCAACGCATAGAACCAAATGGCTACAAGGCAATGCTAGTTGCCCCATCACGGGAGGCGGCAGTCCTATACAAACAAGAATTGGACAAACTCAATGTATCATGTAAAATCATAATGACCTCACACTTGGGTGAAAAGGGCAAAGACGACAAATTATGGGATCAGTATTATCTAACAAATGAGCAACGAGAACAAGAAGCAGAAAAATTCAAGGATCCCAAAGATCCAACAAAGATTCTCATCGTGGTGGACATGTTGTTGGTTGGCTATGATGCACCAATTGTCCAAGTGTTGTATTTGGATCAATCACTAAAAGAACACAATTTGCTTCAAGCAATTGCTCGAGTAAACAGACCATATGATGAGGCAAAGACCTATGGTCTGATTGTGGACTATTGCGGAATAACAAAAGATCTGCAAAAGGCACTGGAAATATTCGAAGAGCAGGACATTCAAGGTGCACTGGAACCAATTGATCTGGAACTGCAAGAGCTAAGACTAAGGCACTTGCAAGTAATGTCGCATTTTAGGGGCGTTGACAAAAACTCCAAGGATGAAATCATTGTAAAGTTTGAGCCAATCGACATACGAGACCAATTCGAATATGATTTCAAGGCATTCTCAAAAGCACTGGATGCGGTAATGCCATCAAAAGAGTCAGACCCGTACATTGATGACTTCAAGTTTTTGAGCATGGCAAGGCAAACCATACGCACATACTATGAGGGAGTAAAGCCCAGCACCAAGCCGTATGCCAAAAAGATACAGCAACTAATTGATGATCATATCAGATCACTTAACGTCAAAGAACTAATCAACCCAATGGAAATTACATACGAGAATTTCCTAGCCTTTGTTGACAAATTCAAGTCAAATCGTGCAAGAACCGCACTTGTCAAAAACAAGGCAATTCAAGTCATTCAAGAACTAAAGGGCAACAATCCCGCATACTATGAAAAATTATGGGAGCGCCTACAAAGAATAATTGAAGAGGAAAAATCCAGACGCAAAGAAGACGCTGACTATTTTGGCAAATACAAGGAGATCTACGAGTCGGCAGTCCATGAGGAAAAGGAGCGCAAAATGGTCTTTGGTGATTATGAGGCACACCCATTCGAGTTTGCATTATACAGCGAGCTGCAAGAAATACTGGACAACAGAGACAAGTCAATTGATGCTACCAAGGCAATCTTTGCAAAATTATACCAAGAAACCCAGATTGTGGGGTGGAAACACAAAACCAGCAGCGAGAAAAAGATAATGGAAATAATTTATGATGAGCTGGGCAACATTGGATTTCCAGAAGACAAACTTGACGGATTTGCTGCAAAAATAATAGAGATAGCAAAGCATCGAATATGA
- a CDS encoding restriction endonuclease subunit S: MQKARHGYKLVNWNYGKEIEIPDEWEIKKLKDVFDLKQGTYLDSFQTASGKFKIYGANGVIGYSNQYMHEDRTVLVSCRGEYCGATHFTDRFSWVSNNSIALIPKKKNELEPNFFYHFLKNSKFYADITGSAQPQIVVNVLQNKKIIFPILKEQQKIASILSNIDSLISQTQKIIEQTQRLKKGLMQKLLTRGIGHTEFKKVNLGKPFLTVKIPKAWTVEPFKKILSVQQNSIDLMDSQKYVRITVKRRHDGIVLRDEVYGKQILTENQFRINAGEFIISRRQIIHNACGLVPKQFDGAVVSNEYSIFSGTRQLDINYFDYFSQTDLFHKTIVLTTHGVHIEKYILLLDEWLNLKMPLPPIDEQKRITRSITVVEKKLLANLQFESHLKNLKKGLMQKLLTGQMRVKV, from the coding sequence GTGCAAAAAGCAAGACATGGTTACAAGCTTGTAAACTGGAATTATGGAAAAGAAATTGAAATTCCAGATGAATGGGAAATAAAAAAACTCAAAGACGTATTTGATTTAAAACAAGGCACATACCTAGATAGTTTTCAAACCGCAAGTGGAAAATTCAAAATTTATGGTGCAAATGGTGTGATTGGATATTCTAATCAATACATGCATGAAGACAGAACTGTCCTTGTTTCTTGCAGAGGTGAATATTGTGGAGCAACTCACTTTACAGATAGGTTTAGCTGGGTAAGTAACAATTCAATAGCACTAATACCAAAGAAAAAAAATGAACTAGAACCAAATTTTTTCTATCATTTCTTAAAAAACTCTAAATTTTACGCAGACATAACCGGTTCTGCGCAACCCCAAATCGTTGTAAATGTACTACAAAATAAGAAAATTATTTTCCCTATTCTCAAAGAGCAACAAAAAATCGCTTCTATATTATCAAATATTGATTCATTGATCAGTCAAACTCAGAAAATTATCGAACAAACTCAAAGACTCAAGAAAGGTTTGATGCAGAAATTACTGACTAGAGGAATTGGACATACCGAGTTTAAGAAAGTTAATCTTGGGAAACCCTTCTTAACTGTTAAAATTCCTAAAGCATGGACAGTTGAACCATTTAAAAAAATTCTTTCTGTTCAACAGAATTCTATAGATCTGATGGACTCTCAAAAATACGTCAGAATAACTGTTAAGCGAAGACATGACGGAATTGTCTTAAGAGATGAAGTGTATGGAAAACAAATTCTAACTGAAAATCAATTTAGAATTAATGCAGGCGAATTCATTATTTCTAGGAGACAAATTATTCATAATGCATGCGGACTTGTACCAAAACAGTTTGATGGTGCGGTAGTTTCAAATGAGTACTCAATATTTAGCGGTACTCGTCAACTTGACATAAATTATTTTGATTATTTTTCACAAACCGATTTATTCCATAAAACAATAGTTCTTACCACACATGGAGTTCACATAGAAAAATACATTTTATTGTTAGATGAGTGGTTAAATCTCAAAATGCCATTACCTCCAATCGATGAACAAAAAAGAATAACAAGAAGTATTACCGTAGTCGAAAAGAAATTACTTGCTAATCTACAATTTGAATCCCATCTCAAAAATCTTAAAAAAGGATTAATGCAAAAACTACTCACTGGACAGATGCGGGTCAAAGTCTAA